One Misgurnus anguillicaudatus chromosome 22, ASM2758022v2, whole genome shotgun sequence DNA segment encodes these proteins:
- the utp6 gene encoding U3 small nucleolar RNA-associated protein 6 homolog: protein MADHVQQRIEDRIPALEQLERVGLFSNKEVKSMLKRSTALEYKLHRAVQSKDDFIAYVQYEINVLELIKKRRARIGYHFKREEIEFPIIGGINYVFRRATTKWQDDVQLWLSQVVFNKKWGTKGQLSKVLSSMLAIHPDKPALWIMAAKCEMEERNSSESARHLFLRALRFHPEDEKVYQEYFRMELMHAEKLRKQQQELEQAKMDVGEYKFSPEIMSGKLAEVVYTDATQKIKGAKFILSLLKIAATFDFTKDLQNTIHQDLQSRYKDDCLMWDFMAKRELEAAVAPELQSAKGSAIETQRREERCCLIYEEAVKSLNTEAMWLCYITFCLERYKRKTNVTELKRKRKERLLRVLQSAHDAELLQETFYKTWLEVLLSTEDSVSAIRIAIAATKRFSQSVEMWKLSLQTLVHLESPEAGHLFEEALNRVNPKESLPLWQLQADWSMASKTPEETEAFFKKGLLSPVPAVSSTIKEKYIEWSYETGGYKKARKTFISLHEHRPFTKAFFTKMIHIEKEQETPKMSNLRDYYERALREFGSSDENLWMDYIKEELKHGNPEKSGSLHWRAVKTLEGQSVERFTTLYTLLQTGHI from the coding sequence ATGGCCGACCATGTGCAACAGCGAATAGAAGACAGAATCCCAGCGCTTGAACAGCTAGAGAGGGTCGGTTTGTTCAGCAATAAAGAAGTCAAATCCATGCTGAAAAGATCTACAGCTCTGGAATACAAATTGCACCGAGCTGTTCAAAGCAAGGATGACTTCATCGCGTACGTACAGTATGAAATTAATGTCCTGGAGCTTATCAAGAAGAGGAGAGCAAGAATCGGGTACCATTTTAAACGAGAAGAAATTGAGTTTCCCATAATCGGCGGCATAAACTATGTTTTCAGAAGAGCTACGACAAAATGGCAGGACGATGTGCAGCTATGGCTTTCACAAGttgtatttaacaaaaaatgggGCACTAAGGGTCAGCTCAGCAAGGTTTTGTCCTCTATGTTAGCCATTCATCCCGACAAACCAGCTTTGTGGATAATGGCTGCCAAATGTGAGATGGAAGAAAGGAATTCTTCCGAGAGCGCCCGGCATCTCTTCCTCCGCGCTTTGCGCTTTCATCCCGAAGACGAGAAAGTCTATCAGGAGTATTTCCGAATGGAACTCATGCATGCTGAGAAACTCAGGAAACAGCAGCAAGAATTGGAACAAGCTAAAATGGATGTGGGGGAATATAAGTTTTCTCCAGAGATCATGAGTGGTAAACTGGCTGAGGTTGTGTACACGGATGCTACGCAAAAAATTAAAGGTGCTAAATTCATCTTGTCCCTCCTAAAGATCGCCGCAACCTTTGACTTCACAAAAGATTTACAGAACACCATCCATCAAGATCTACAGAGTCGGTATAAGGATGACTGTCTGATGTGGGATTTCATGGCTAAGCGTGAGCTGGAAGCTGCAGTGGCCCCTGAGCTCCAGTCAGCCAAAGGAAGTGCAATCGAGACGCAGCGCAGAGAGGAGCGTTGCTGTCTCATTTACGAAGAAGCTGTGAAGAGCCTTAATACTGAGGCGATGTGGTTGTGCTACATTACGTTTTGTCTGGAAAGATACAAAAGAAAGACAAATGTAACTGAACTCAAAAGAAAGAGGAAAGAGCGCCTACTCAGAGTTTTACAGAGTGCCCATGATGCCGAGCTTCTCCAAGAGACGTTTTACAAAACCTGGCTTGAGGTCCTGTTGTCCACAGAAGATTCAGTTTCTGCTATACGAATTGCCATCGCTGCAACCAAGCGCTTTAGTCAATCAGTAGAGATGTGGAAACTCAGCCTGCAGACTTTGGTCCATCTGGAGAGTCCGGAGGCAGGACATCTATTTGAGGAAGCCCTGAATCGGGTGAACCCCAAAGAAAGTCTGCCGTTATGGCAATTGCAGGCAGATTGGAGCATGGCTTCGAAAACACCAGAAGAAACCGAGGCCTTTTTCAAGAAAGGGCTTTTGTCCCCAGTGCCTGCAGTGTCTTCGACCATCAAGGAAAAGTACATCGAATGGTCATATGAGACCGGTGGCTACAAAAAGGctagaaaaacatttataagcCTACATGAACACAGACCCTTCACTAAGGCGTTCTTCACCAAGATGATCCACATCGAGAAGGAGCAGGAGACCCCGAAGATGAGCAACCTGAGGGACTATTACGAACGAGCACTTCGTGAGTTCGGCTCTTCAGATGAAAATCTCTGGATGGACTACATCAAGGAAGAGTTAAAACATGGAAACCCAGAAAAAAGTGGGAGTCTTCACTGGAGGGCCGTTAAAACCCTGGAGGGCCAAAGTGTTGAGCGGTTCACGACTCTGTATACACTGCTGCAGACCGGACACATCTAA